The Eleutherodactylus coqui strain aEleCoq1 chromosome 6, aEleCoq1.hap1, whole genome shotgun sequence genome window below encodes:
- the LOC136631352 gene encoding apolipoprotein A-I-like — MRGFVVALTLLFLTGTQARVVKQQDDPQAQVQHARELIESYLNKVRDLGREAVSQVESSDLGKQLNLKITEKFDTISTNALALKKQLNPYMEKVREQVVAELEKDIPLIKEKIRPMLENFQKKWAEDVKAFREKVTPLGEELKKQTKDGLEIFYKKLQPSAEALREKLISEVDSLRANLAPYTEELREKVIQKLEEVKANTGPKAEEYRAQFSQQMEALKERIGPLAESLKEGLLPHAEDAKVKFSKLWEAVRTRLGQIY, encoded by the exons GAACACAAGCTCGTGTCGTAAAGCAGCAGGATGATCCCCAAGCCCAGGTCCAACATGCCCGGGAATTGATTGAAAGCTACTTAAATAAAGTACGAGATCTCGGTAGAGAAGCTGTGTCACAGGTGGAGTCTTCAGATCTTGGAAAGCAGCTTAA TTTGAAGATCACCGAGAAGTTTGATACCATCAGCACTAATGCATTGGCCTTGAAGAAACAACTGAATCCATATATGGAAAAAGTCAGAGAGCAGGTTGTTGCAGAACTAGAGAAAGACATCCCTCTTATCAAAGAAAAGATCCGTCCCATGCTAGAGAATTTCCAGAAAAAATGGGCTGAAGATGTGAAGGCTTTCAGGGAGAAGGTAACACCTTTGGGAGAAGAGCTGAAGAAACAAACCAAAGACGGCCTAGAAATCTtctataagaaattgcaaccatcAGCTGAAGCTCTTAGAGAGAAGCTGATTTCTGAAGTTGACTCCCTTCGAGCCAATTTGGCTCCATACACTGAGGAGCTACGGGAGAAGGTTATCCAGAAACTGGAAGAAGTCAAAGCCAATACTGGTCCCAAGGCAGAGGAATACAGAGCTCAGTTCTCACAGCAGATGGAAGCTCTGAAGGAGAGGATTGGGCCTCTGGCTGAGAGTCTCAAAGAAGGTCTGTTACCTCATGCAGAAGATGCCAAAGTCAAATTCTCTAAGTTGTGGGAAGCAGTGAGGACCAGACTTGGCCAAATCTATTAA